In Alistipes ihumii AP11, a genomic segment contains:
- a CDS encoding phosphatase PAP2 family protein, translated as MWQSLLDLDRELLLALNGDGGAFWDAFFYFVTARLTWIPLYAVLLYAVWRRFGTRGLLWVVLFLGATVIADDQICNFFKHNVPKLRPTHTPGVESLVHTVRDYRGGLYGTVSAHAAISFSIALFTSVLFRRRWYAIAIFVWAALLAYSRIYLGVHYPMDILFGLLLGLSLAAVSVRLCLRRMRRTEEVSPGSSEKDAL; from the coding sequence ATGTGGCAATCGCTTCTCGATCTCGACCGGGAGCTCCTGCTCGCCCTGAACGGCGACGGAGGCGCTTTCTGGGACGCTTTCTTCTATTTCGTGACGGCCCGGCTCACTTGGATTCCGTTGTATGCCGTGCTGCTGTATGCCGTGTGGAGGCGGTTCGGAACGCGCGGTCTGCTGTGGGTCGTGCTGTTTCTGGGTGCGACGGTCATAGCGGACGACCAGATATGCAACTTCTTCAAGCATAACGTGCCGAAGCTGCGTCCGACCCATACGCCCGGCGTCGAATCGCTGGTGCATACGGTCCGGGACTACCGGGGCGGGCTGTACGGCACGGTTTCCGCCCATGCGGCCATCAGCTTCTCGATCGCGCTGTTCACTTCCGTGCTGTTCCGCCGGAGGTGGTATGCCATAGCCATTTTCGTATGGGCGGCCCTGCTGGCGTACAGCCGGATCTATCTGGGCGTGCACTATCCGATGGATATTCTGTTCGGTCTGCTGCTCGGCCTGTCGCTGGCGGCCGTCTCGGTCAGGCTTTGCCTG
- a CDS encoding MBOAT family O-acyltransferase: MEDFCSYVGQAIDLFRYDPRSPMLFSSGLFLFVFLGFSLIYGLLKRRLTLRIVYVTLFSLYFYYKTSGLFFLLLVGLSLSDFAIGRLMHRSRRSGARKSLLVLSLLINLGLLCYFKYADLIVSAVAGLIDRTLTLPDIFLPVGISFFTFQSMSYVIDLYRRQIEPVRRWIDYLFYLSFFPQLVAGPIVRARDFLPQIYRNPVFVSRDMFGRGVFLILSGLFKKAIISDYISLNFVDRVFDNPMLYSGFENLMGVYGYALQIYCDFSGYSDMAIGLALLLGFRFPINFDSPYQSATITEFWRRWHISLSSWLKDYLYISLGGNRKGRARTYANLMLTMLLGGLWHGAAVRFILWGALHGAALAVHKALMHAFPSVFKASGEQMRPWRRVLGVLVTFHVVCLGWILFRAPDMQTGERILSQIFGHFQWRLIPQVVSGYGAVMALMAAGYLLHMLPRRAEAWGERTVAGAPLVVKALMLTVLIWCVMQIKSSEIQPFIYFQF, encoded by the coding sequence ATGGAGGATTTCTGTTCATACGTCGGTCAGGCGATCGATCTTTTCCGCTACGATCCGCGTAGCCCGATGCTTTTTTCGAGCGGCTTGTTCCTGTTCGTTTTTCTCGGGTTCTCGCTGATCTACGGCTTGCTGAAACGGCGTCTCACGCTGCGGATCGTCTATGTCACTCTGTTCTCGCTCTATTTCTACTACAAGACGAGCGGGCTGTTCTTCCTGCTGCTCGTCGGGCTGTCGCTGTCGGACTTCGCGATCGGAAGGCTGATGCACCGCTCCCGGCGTTCCGGAGCGCGAAAGAGCCTGCTCGTGCTGAGCCTGCTGATCAATCTGGGCCTGCTGTGCTATTTCAAGTATGCCGACCTGATCGTCTCGGCCGTAGCCGGGCTGATCGACCGGACGCTGACGCTGCCGGACATTTTCCTGCCTGTCGGCATCTCGTTCTTCACGTTCCAGTCGATGAGCTACGTGATCGACCTGTACCGCCGGCAGATCGAGCCCGTGCGGCGCTGGATCGACTACCTGTTCTACCTGTCGTTCTTTCCGCAGCTCGTGGCGGGTCCGATCGTCCGGGCCCGGGACTTTCTGCCGCAGATTTACCGGAATCCCGTTTTCGTTTCACGCGACATGTTCGGACGGGGAGTCTTTCTGATCCTGTCGGGCCTGTTCAAGAAAGCGATCATCTCGGACTATATCAGCCTGAACTTCGTCGACCGGGTATTCGATAACCCCATGCTGTACAGCGGCTTCGAGAACCTGATGGGGGTTTACGGATACGCCCTGCAGATTTACTGCGACTTCTCGGGATACTCCGATATGGCGATCGGGTTGGCCCTGCTGCTCGGGTTCCGGTTCCCGATCAACTTCGATTCGCCCTACCAGTCGGCTACGATCACCGAGTTCTGGCGGCGCTGGCATATCTCGCTGTCGAGCTGGCTGAAGGACTACCTTTACATTTCGCTGGGCGGGAACCGCAAGGGGCGAGCGAGGACGTATGCGAACCTGATGCTGACGATGCTGCTGGGCGGGCTGTGGCACGGAGCGGCCGTCCGATTCATCCTGTGGGGGGCGCTGCACGGAGCCGCGCTGGCCGTTCATAAGGCGCTGATGCACGCTTTCCCCTCGGTGTTCAAAGCTTCCGGAGAGCAGATGAGGCCGTGGCGGCGGGTTTTGGGCGTGCTGGTCACGTTCCATGTGGTCTGTCTGGGCTGGATTCTGTTCCGGGCTCCGGACATGCAGACGGGCGAGCGGATTCTTTCGCAGATTTTCGGCCATTTCCAATGGAGACTGATTCCTCAGGTCGTTTCCGGCTACGGGGCCGTCATGGCCTTGATGGCTGCGGGCTACCTGCTGCATATGCTGCCGCGCCGGGCCGAGGCGTGGGGCGAGCGGACCGTCGCGGGCGCTCCGCTCGTTGTCAAGGCACTGATGCTGACCGTGCTGATATGGTGCGTCATGCAGATCAAGTCGTCCGAAATCCAGCCGTTCATCTATTTCCAGTTCTGA
- a CDS encoding OmpA family protein gives MKNNCTISVKSLIVALVMISGSSAAFAQHHRPKENPFKSYENSYLTNRFFDNWYIGVGAGGQVFEGQDNSRGAFRKRITSAFEVYLGKWFTPAVGMRFKMYGTRPHGFSYSNSPYIYGMPDRNGLYREKFNMWNLHGDFMVNFSAAVFGYKENRVYEILPYIGIGFAHAWYKSAPTRNDMTANFGIVQKFCVSPAIDINLEVSQMLVNDAFDGVDENGIIDGSSVISVGITYKFKKRGFDRGIPAAVAFDALLAQQADYDAQISQYVAERDAALAAAAVAAEQAAIAESTEPDTVTRTVVRAQPLAVFFTIGQTNITDKEMVNLKYAAQVIKDSPGHVYKITGYADTQTGTPQRNEYLSNQRAQNVYDALVNKFGVSPKSLKIVPRKGQSVPFDNAVLDRVSIVE, from the coding sequence ATGAAAAACAATTGTACAATCAGCGTGAAATCTTTGATCGTCGCGCTTGTCATGATTTCGGGATCGTCCGCGGCCTTCGCGCAGCATCACCGGCCGAAGGAGAACCCGTTCAAATCATACGAAAATTCCTACCTGACCAACCGGTTCTTCGATAACTGGTACATCGGAGTAGGCGCCGGCGGACAGGTGTTCGAGGGACAGGACAATTCCCGAGGCGCATTCCGCAAGCGGATCACGTCGGCTTTCGAGGTCTACCTCGGCAAATGGTTCACTCCGGCCGTCGGTATGCGGTTCAAGATGTACGGAACCCGCCCGCACGGGTTCTCGTACTCGAACAGCCCGTATATCTACGGGATGCCGGACCGCAACGGCCTTTACCGTGAGAAGTTCAACATGTGGAACCTGCACGGCGACTTCATGGTGAACTTCTCGGCAGCCGTTTTCGGCTACAAAGAGAACCGCGTGTACGAGATTCTTCCCTATATAGGCATAGGCTTCGCTCATGCCTGGTACAAGAGCGCTCCGACACGCAACGACATGACGGCCAACTTCGGTATCGTACAGAAATTCTGCGTCTCGCCGGCTATCGACATCAATCTGGAAGTGTCTCAGATGCTTGTCAACGATGCGTTCGACGGCGTGGATGAAAACGGAATCATCGACGGCTCGTCCGTTATCAGCGTGGGTATCACGTACAAGTTCAAGAAGCGCGGATTCGACCGGGGCATTCCGGCCGCGGTCGCGTTTGACGCTCTGTTGGCGCAACAGGCCGATTACGACGCGCAGATAAGCCAGTACGTCGCCGAGCGCGACGCCGCGCTGGCAGCCGCCGCCGTAGCCGCCGAGCAGGCCGCGATCGCCGAGAGCACGGAGCCCGATACCGTTACGCGTACGGTCGTCCGCGCGCAGCCGCTGGCCGTATTCTTTACCATTGGCCAGACGAATATCACGGACAAGGAGATGGTGAATCTGAAGTACGCCGCTCAGGTGATCAAGGATTCCCCGGGCCATGTGTACAAGATTACCGGCTATGCCGATACGCAGACGGGTACTCCGCAGCGTAACGAATACCTGAGCAACCAGCGCGCCCAGAATGTCTACGATGCGCTCGTGAACAAGTTCGGCGTCAGCCCGAAGAGCCTGAAGATCGTTCCCCGCAAGGGCCAGAGCGTGCCTTTCGACAACGCGGTGCTCGACCGGGTATCGATCGTCGAGTAG
- a CDS encoding YjbH domain-containing protein — protein MMIGPEWIVRSAVSIVLLGCMSVASKLSAQSTLGVTGLLNSPSAEMAADGTVRIGANFLNDRLTPATFDYHTFNYYLNVTFLPFLEVALTSTAFMNERRTAFVNEDRSVSVRVRLLGERRVRPAIAVGSNDLFTSSDGGRFSTSGGEGNQYFGSTYVALSKHFVFSGHRFGVHLAYNVSMNDRFRIDSPVSGGVSFSPRFCRQMNLIAEYDTRCFNLGANALIARHIFVQVLLQKLRYPSCGLCFEFGLWGAGKADRNRRGRSLAGKVSGGSASEGPLKKAKY, from the coding sequence ATGATGATTGGGCCCGAATGGATCGTAAGGAGTGCCGTATCGATCGTTCTGCTCGGATGTATGTCCGTTGCATCGAAACTGTCGGCGCAGTCGACGCTGGGTGTCACCGGCTTGCTGAACAGTCCGTCGGCGGAAATGGCCGCCGACGGCACTGTCCGCATCGGAGCCAATTTCCTCAACGACCGGTTGACGCCGGCTACCTTCGACTACCACACGTTCAATTACTATCTGAACGTAACGTTCTTGCCTTTTCTGGAAGTCGCGCTGACCTCGACGGCGTTCATGAACGAACGTCGCACGGCCTTCGTCAACGAGGACCGTTCGGTTTCGGTCCGCGTGCGGCTGCTCGGGGAACGCAGAGTGCGGCCTGCGATCGCGGTCGGCTCGAACGACCTCTTCACGTCGTCGGACGGCGGACGGTTCTCGACCTCCGGCGGCGAGGGCAACCAGTATTTCGGCTCGACGTATGTCGCGCTCTCCAAGCATTTCGTCTTTTCGGGCCACCGCTTCGGAGTGCATCTGGCATATAACGTGTCGATGAACGACCGGTTTCGGATCGACAGTCCCGTCTCGGGCGGCGTCTCCTTCTCGCCTCGCTTCTGCAGGCAGATGAACTTGATCGCCGAGTACGACACGCGCTGTTTCAATCTCGGGGCCAATGCTTTGATAGCAAGGCATATTTTCGTTCAGGTGTTGCTTCAGAAACTCCGCTATCCGTCCTGCGGACTGTGTTTCGAGTTCGGGTTGTGGGGGGCCGGAAAAGCGGATCGGAACCGCAGGGGTCGTAGCTTAGCCGGAAAAGTTTCGGGCGGGTCGGCAAGCGAAGGTCCTTTGAAAAAAGCAAAGTATTAA
- a CDS encoding carboxypeptidase-like regulatory domain-containing protein: protein MEKNQPRIAKLFKTALLGLATVVLATACNKTTEPPIRPDETAKYNISGQVLGNNLENSDLTALAGVTVSYKFGSVSDETTTDANGYFSFEGLVSAGRYDLTFSLGGYNTTYYSLEFPTLRGTIIDYQLKITMVKLPAGMTTVDPAAGGTVPVTGAVTAQLTVNPSTTVKDASGKDVAGEINITATPVNDIVTGQAESTTGLAVLQFLPEGYRFSPALNLAVQNPMTNHYFGNTFLQYYDAGTGMWNTMSQPVTFANGAYNTTIDHFSIYKIGFSNGRSEVSSESRSIDVIDGVIDNTGKLEPVPVIFAKVQRLTGYVYTTPIADALQAAGITSDVDELTAEIQKVIKASNQGVDAVDQMTTVESEIPVNISVPANTKLTMTAQQVVTTVAYTFNIMSTSGSSYSVVVNTLVPANSVSVTTDFTPGDTHTVPGGDGTGGGGSN from the coding sequence ATGGAAAAAAATCAACCCCGTATCGCCAAACTGTTCAAAACGGCTTTGCTCGGTTTGGCAACAGTTGTTCTGGCTACCGCCTGCAACAAGACGACCGAACCTCCCATTCGTCCCGACGAGACTGCGAAGTACAACATTTCGGGTCAGGTGCTGGGCAACAATCTGGAGAATTCCGATCTGACCGCTTTGGCCGGCGTGACCGTTTCGTATAAGTTCGGATCGGTTTCGGACGAGACGACGACCGACGCGAACGGCTACTTCTCGTTCGAGGGGCTCGTTTCGGCCGGGCGCTACGATCTGACGTTCTCGCTGGGCGGGTACAACACGACCTATTACAGTCTCGAGTTCCCGACGCTGCGCGGCACGATCATCGATTATCAACTCAAGATCACGATGGTCAAGCTTCCGGCGGGTATGACGACCGTCGATCCGGCGGCCGGCGGCACGGTTCCCGTGACCGGCGCGGTGACGGCTCAGCTGACGGTCAATCCGAGTACGACGGTCAAGGATGCGTCGGGCAAGGACGTGGCCGGGGAAATCAATATCACGGCCACTCCCGTGAACGACATCGTGACCGGACAGGCCGAATCGACGACCGGACTGGCCGTACTGCAATTCCTGCCGGAAGGCTACCGGTTCTCGCCGGCCCTGAATCTGGCGGTTCAGAACCCGATGACGAACCACTATTTCGGCAATACGTTCCTGCAGTATTACGATGCCGGAACCGGTATGTGGAACACGATGTCGCAACCCGTGACGTTCGCCAACGGCGCGTATAATACGACGATCGACCATTTCTCGATCTACAAGATCGGTTTCTCCAACGGCCGCAGCGAGGTGAGCAGCGAGTCGCGCAGCATCGACGTGATCGACGGCGTGATCGACAATACCGGCAAACTCGAGCCCGTTCCGGTGATCTTCGCGAAGGTTCAGCGTTTGACCGGCTACGTCTATACGACTCCGATCGCCGATGCGCTTCAGGCCGCAGGTATCACGAGCGACGTGGACGAGCTGACCGCCGAGATACAGAAGGTGATCAAGGCCTCCAACCAAGGCGTGGACGCTGTCGATCAGATGACTACGGTCGAGTCGGAAATTCCTGTGAATATTTCGGTTCCGGCCAACACGAAGCTGACGATGACCGCCCAGCAGGTAGTGACGACCGTGGCCTATACGTTCAACATCATGAGCACCTCCGGCTCTTCGTACAGCGTGGTTGTCAATACGCTCGTCCCGGCCAATTCGGTATCGGTCACGACCGACTTCACGCCCGGCGACACGCATACGGTTCCCGGCGGCGACGGTACGGGCGGCGGCGGAAGCAACTGA